A DNA window from Rossellomorea marisflavi contains the following coding sequences:
- a CDS encoding PH domain-containing protein encodes MKYPSKVDLWLAILIWGSMLGTIGIGLYAMFYESSSFWEVIFLLLSCVLLPLFILWGCLTTYYLFSDNHLIIRYGPFKKRIPLDRITSVKKTSNPLSSPALSLKRLEISYNTYDMVLISPKDRDGFIQVLSERCEQLTS; translated from the coding sequence TTGAAATACCCATCAAAAGTAGACCTGTGGCTCGCCATCCTCATCTGGGGAAGCATGCTCGGCACCATCGGAATCGGCCTTTATGCTATGTTCTATGAATCTTCTTCCTTTTGGGAAGTGATTTTTCTACTACTCTCCTGCGTGCTGCTTCCCCTGTTTATATTATGGGGGTGCCTTACCACGTATTATCTGTTCAGCGATAACCATTTGATCATCCGATATGGTCCTTTCAAAAAGAGAATTCCATTAGACAGGATCACCTCCGTCAAGAAAACGAGCAATCCTTTATCAAGTCCTGCCCTTTCCCTCAAAAGGCTTGAGATTTCGTACAATACCTACGATATGGTGCTGATTTCACCCAAGGATCGGGATGGGTTCATCCAGGTCTTGTCCGAACGGTGTGAACAGCTTACTAGCTAA
- a CDS encoding ABC transporter ATP-binding protein has protein sequence MPTQITFNDVTKKYGDTTVIDGLSLDIKEGELFTLLGPSGCGKTTLLRMIAGFHSVDGGEISFNEQVINEIPVNKRDIGMVFQSYAIFPHMTVKDNIKYGLNARKLPKDEKSRRLEEILETVQITQYQDRLPARLSGGQQQRVALARAIVIHPKVLLMDEPLSNLDAKLRIDMRRAINEIQKKIGITTVYVTHDQEEALAISDRIAVMNHGEIQQVGSPTDIYLRPANQFVATFIGHSNLFSGKVSHQGGKTLITLADGFTFEMTNLKSEAKDGAAVTVAVRPEEFIISESEEGIDGMVTFRNFLGKYIHYEIQLPDGSKVELSQDTNTSKHFFEVNQTVKLQLLVNKINVFTEDGEHSLIEGVVKYE, from the coding sequence ATGCCGACTCAAATCACGTTTAATGATGTAACCAAGAAGTACGGAGATACAACGGTCATTGATGGGCTTTCATTGGATATCAAGGAAGGAGAACTGTTTACACTGCTGGGTCCTTCAGGTTGTGGGAAAACCACGCTACTCAGGATGATTGCAGGGTTCCACAGTGTAGATGGGGGAGAGATCTCGTTTAACGAACAGGTGATCAATGAGATCCCGGTCAATAAGCGGGACATTGGAATGGTGTTCCAAAGCTACGCCATCTTCCCGCATATGACGGTGAAGGATAATATAAAGTATGGGCTGAACGCACGGAAGCTTCCGAAAGATGAAAAATCCAGACGGCTGGAGGAAATCCTGGAGACGGTTCAGATCACCCAATATCAGGACCGGCTTCCGGCACGACTTTCCGGAGGGCAGCAGCAAAGGGTGGCACTCGCCCGTGCAATCGTCATTCATCCGAAGGTTCTGCTCATGGATGAGCCCCTGTCCAACTTGGATGCCAAATTGAGAATTGATATGCGCCGTGCTATCAACGAGATTCAGAAGAAGATTGGCATCACGACGGTATACGTTACCCATGACCAAGAGGAGGCACTCGCCATTTCCGATCGGATTGCCGTCATGAATCACGGTGAGATCCAGCAGGTCGGTTCTCCCACAGATATCTATCTTCGTCCGGCCAATCAGTTCGTGGCTACGTTCATCGGACACTCGAACTTATTCAGCGGGAAGGTGTCACACCAAGGTGGGAAAACCCTAATTACCTTGGCTGATGGATTCACGTTCGAGATGACGAATCTCAAGAGTGAGGCGAAGGACGGAGCGGCGGTGACGGTTGCCGTCCGTCCTGAGGAATTCATCATTTCAGAATCAGAGGAAGGGATTGATGGGATGGTTACATTCCGGAACTTCCTCGGAAAATATATTCACTATGAGATTCAGCTTCCAGATGGAAGCAAGGTGGAACTCAGTCAGGATACCAACACATCTAAGCACTTCTTTGAAGTGAACCAGACGGTCAAGCTCCAGCTGTTGGTGAACAAGATCAATGTCTTCACAGAGGACGGGGAGCACAGTCTGATTGAAGGGGTTGTGAAATATGAATAA
- a CDS encoding ABC transporter permease, whose amino-acid sequence MNKRFPRFKLDFWNIMIILCLAIFVLFLVYPLSSLIINSFKSPGSDSFTWANYQTFFEKKYYYESLFNSFSITILVTIFAVLLGVPLAYLMTTMKIKGKGILEILIIISVLSPPFIGAYSWILLLGRSGVVSTFFKEHFNIQTPSIYGFAGILIVFTFKLFPFIYLYVSGALKKMDSSLIEAAESLGTTGMKKVYTLILPLILPTILAGSLLVFMNALADFGTPMLIGEGFSTMPVLIYSEFISEVGGNASFAAALSTIMIIITAIIFIGQKYIVNKKSFEMSSLRPIKPVKVKGFRNVVAHLFIYVTIAIAIIPQITVIYTSFLKTQGSIFVPGFSLDSYITVMDRMGDSIMNTFVYGLIAIIIIIILGMLIAYVSVRRKNFFTSLLDTIAMFPYIIPGSVLGITLLVAFNDEPLLLSGGAAIMIISYVIRRLPYTMRSSAAIIYQLSPSLEEASISLGYSQLRTFLNVTAKLMMPGVLAGALLSWITVINELSSSIILFTGSTRTMSVAIYSEVIRASYGTAAALSTILTVTTIITLIIFFTFNKTKEISI is encoded by the coding sequence ATGAATAAGCGATTCCCTAGATTCAAACTCGACTTCTGGAACATTATGATCATTCTCTGTTTGGCGATCTTCGTCCTGTTCCTCGTCTATCCATTATCATCTTTGATCATCAATAGTTTCAAAAGTCCGGGCTCAGACAGCTTCACGTGGGCCAACTATCAAACATTCTTTGAAAAGAAGTACTACTATGAATCGCTCTTCAACAGTTTCTCCATTACCATTCTGGTCACGATCTTCGCCGTCCTGCTTGGAGTACCCCTTGCCTATCTGATGACGACGATGAAAATCAAGGGGAAAGGGATTCTTGAAATCCTCATCATCATCTCCGTCCTGTCCCCACCGTTTATCGGGGCGTATTCATGGATCCTCCTGTTGGGGAGAAGCGGGGTCGTGTCGACGTTCTTCAAGGAACATTTTAATATTCAAACCCCGAGTATTTATGGGTTTGCGGGCATTCTGATCGTCTTCACCTTCAAGCTGTTTCCATTCATCTATCTGTATGTATCAGGGGCATTGAAGAAAATGGATTCGTCCCTGATCGAGGCAGCTGAAAGTCTAGGGACGACCGGGATGAAAAAAGTCTATACGCTCATCCTACCGCTGATTTTGCCAACGATTCTTGCAGGGTCTCTCCTTGTATTCATGAATGCACTCGCTGATTTCGGTACACCGATGCTGATCGGCGAAGGCTTCTCCACGATGCCGGTCCTGATCTACTCTGAGTTTATCAGCGAAGTCGGAGGCAATGCGTCATTTGCCGCGGCGCTCAGTACCATCATGATCATCATTACCGCCATCATCTTCATCGGTCAAAAATACATTGTGAACAAGAAGTCGTTTGAAATGAGCTCGTTGCGCCCTATCAAACCTGTGAAAGTAAAAGGGTTCAGGAATGTAGTGGCACATCTCTTCATCTATGTAACGATTGCCATCGCCATCATTCCTCAAATCACGGTCATCTACACGTCATTCTTGAAGACGCAGGGATCGATCTTTGTCCCTGGATTTTCACTGGACAGCTATATCACCGTGATGGATCGTATGGGAGATTCCATCATGAATACGTTCGTGTACGGACTGATTGCCATCATCATCATCATTATCCTTGGGATGTTGATTGCCTATGTTTCCGTGCGACGGAAGAATTTCTTCACATCCCTTCTCGATACAATTGCGATGTTCCCATACATCATTCCGGGGTCGGTTCTTGGGATCACCTTATTGGTTGCGTTCAATGACGAACCATTGTTGCTGAGTGGTGGAGCAGCCATCATGATCATCTCGTATGTAATCAGGCGGTTGCCGTATACGATGCGTTCGAGTGCGGCCATCATCTATCAGCTGAGTCCAAGTCTCGAGGAAGCATCAATCAGTCTCGGCTATTCGCAACTTCGTACCTTCCTGAATGTAACGGCGAAATTGATGATGCCGGGGGTGCTTGCCGGTGCACTTCTCAGTTGGATCACCGTCATCAACGAACTGAGTTCCTCGATTATCCTCTTCACGGGAAGTACAAGGACGATGTCTGTGGCCATCTACTCCGAGGTCATCCGGGCAAGTTACGGGACGGCCGCCGCATTATCCACGATCTTGACGGTCACGACGATCATCACGTTGATCATCTTCTTTACATTCAATAAGACCAAGGAAATCAGTATTTAG
- a CDS encoding DUF4179 domain-containing protein — protein MNKDLFENISVPVEKLVAREKEAMLQAKRKRNVKKTTMRSLMVACGVCLSLLGSGFVSTGMAEALSSIPLLSPIYKDFRDIASDKIEQDHLATPIDKQDSHNGLTMTVKEAAYDGNRLIVTVVYTGAKGVTLKEEKAGRQEITINGQPIKPAIGSTGQDDIKPNTIIEHHQYTLSNLDEYGDAIDIEVQGDNLFGYEGQWNVAFPLEKIKRDVTAFSPDATAKTDNGMYAITADNVTFSPLSTRIDLSVDYPKELDENDRWPWFEYTVVDDQGRVYDGMKLQTGMAEGTKGHHMVLTLPPMDEVPRSLTLKPSEQNQGVYGKELDELELLIPLKNLKPQN, from the coding sequence ATGAATAAGGATCTATTCGAAAACATATCTGTACCCGTTGAGAAGCTTGTGGCAAGGGAAAAGGAAGCAATGCTGCAAGCGAAGCGAAAAAGGAACGTGAAAAAGACGACGATGCGCTCCCTCATGGTGGCGTGCGGCGTATGCCTCTCTCTACTCGGCTCGGGGTTTGTATCGACGGGCATGGCGGAAGCATTGTCGAGCATCCCTCTCCTCAGTCCGATCTATAAGGATTTCAGGGACATTGCATCGGATAAAATCGAACAGGATCACCTTGCCACCCCCATCGACAAACAGGACAGCCACAACGGGCTCACCATGACAGTAAAAGAAGCCGCTTATGACGGCAACCGCCTCATCGTCACGGTCGTGTACACCGGCGCAAAAGGCGTGACGCTGAAAGAAGAAAAAGCCGGGCGACAGGAAATCACCATCAACGGCCAGCCCATCAAACCGGCAATCGGCTCAACAGGGCAAGATGATATAAAGCCGAACACCATCATCGAGCACCACCAGTATACCCTCTCCAACTTGGATGAGTATGGTGATGCGATTGATATCGAAGTCCAAGGAGACAACCTATTTGGCTATGAGGGCCAGTGGAATGTGGCTTTCCCCCTTGAGAAAATAAAGCGTGACGTCACTGCCTTCTCCCCTGATGCCACTGCGAAAACCGACAACGGAATGTATGCAATCACTGCCGACAACGTGACCTTCTCTCCACTCTCAACCCGGATCGACCTCTCCGTCGACTATCCGAAGGAACTGGACGAAAACGACCGCTGGCCATGGTTCGAATACACCGTCGTCGACGACCAAGGCCGCGTCTACGATGGCATGAAGCTGCAAACCGGCATGGCCGAAGGGACGAAAGGCCATCATATGGTGCTGACGCTGCCTCCGATGGATGAAGTGCCAAGGTCTCTTACACTGAAGCCTAGTGAACAAAATCAGGGTGTGTATGGTAAGGAGTTGGATGAACTTGAACTGCTTATTCCTTTAAAGAATCTTAAGCCCCAAAACTAA
- a CDS encoding DUF3784 domain-containing protein codes for MLWGTLVGCLFASLFLFGSAYLIWYKKDLTFIAGYDEKKFKGDKDRLARAYGIFCLASGILTVILPFALEFIGSYAGALFGIRLTMGVVVLTFCSQSLNKKSSGS; via the coding sequence ATGTTGTGGGGCACACTTGTTGGCTGTTTGTTTGCAAGCTTATTCCTATTCGGATCCGCCTATCTGATCTGGTACAAAAAAGACCTCACCTTCATCGCCGGATACGATGAAAAGAAGTTCAAGGGAGACAAGGACCGACTCGCCAGGGCCTACGGCATCTTCTGCTTGGCAAGCGGGATCCTGACTGTCATCCTCCCTTTTGCATTGGAATTCATCGGCTCTTATGCAGGAGCCCTATTCGGCATAAGGCTCACAATGGGGGTCGTTGTGTTAACGTTTTGTTCACAGTCATTGAATAAAAAAAGTAGTGGCTCCTAG
- a CDS encoding DUF2798 domain-containing protein, with product MKIHSKYRRVITAFVTALCMSIFISFMLVSINFGYDSHFLLTWLRMWSEAFACAFFGAYFFPKFIQFLISKIHFFENTID from the coding sequence ATGAAAATCCATTCCAAATATAGAAGGGTCATTACGGCATTCGTAACGGCTCTGTGCATGTCGATCTTTATTTCATTCATGTTGGTGTCCATCAACTTCGGATATGACAGCCATTTTCTTCTGACGTGGCTGAGAATGTGGTCTGAAGCATTTGCGTGCGCGTTCTTCGGGGCGTATTTCTTTCCGAAATTCATTCAGTTCCTGATCAGTAAGATCCACTTTTTTGAGAATACCATCGATTGA
- a CDS encoding hemolysin family protein: protein MDIYIISNIVLLLVLLGLTAFFVGAEFAVVKIRSSRIDQLIAEGNKKAVIAKKVVQDLDYYLSACQLGITVTALGLGAFSKPFVKELMGPVFNWLSVSDGVASVISYGISLAVVTYLHVVIGEMAPKTLAIEFSEKATMLLASPLYWFGKVMYPFIQVLNGTSRLFLKMFGVPAANHEQVYSEEELKIIMAQSFQGGEIDQTELKYMENVFSFDERVAKDIMVPRTDLITIDQNMEPADIIALMDEHNYTRYPVVENGDKDKILGIVNAKKLLNHIVAGREIVLEDFIRDVPHVVEVTRIQEIFKRMQKDRIHMTVVMDEYGGTAGILTMEDVLEELVGEIRDEFDADEVADIRKSGEDDYLINGRVLLDDLEDRFGLEFEGREDIDTIAGWIQSQSFDGLEEGQRITQGTHAWTVAELDNYQIKQILFQPDKGEREHDDSHPLMNSLEVNPSGRGS from the coding sequence TTGGACATATATATCATATCAAATATCGTGTTGTTACTTGTATTGCTTGGATTGACGGCGTTCTTCGTGGGAGCGGAGTTCGCGGTGGTGAAGATCCGTTCGTCGAGGATCGACCAGCTGATCGCCGAGGGGAATAAGAAGGCGGTCATCGCGAAGAAGGTCGTGCAGGATCTCGATTATTATCTCTCAGCGTGTCAGCTCGGGATCACGGTGACGGCACTCGGCCTCGGGGCATTCTCGAAGCCGTTCGTCAAAGAACTGATGGGGCCGGTATTCAACTGGCTCAGCGTATCGGACGGAGTCGCATCCGTCATCTCATACGGGATTTCCCTCGCCGTCGTCACGTATCTGCACGTGGTGATCGGGGAGATGGCACCGAAGACCCTTGCCATCGAGTTCTCGGAGAAGGCGACCATGCTTCTCGCTTCGCCGCTCTACTGGTTCGGAAAGGTGATGTATCCGTTCATCCAGGTGCTGAACGGCACGTCCCGGTTGTTCCTGAAGATGTTCGGGGTGCCGGCAGCGAATCATGAGCAGGTGTACTCGGAGGAAGAGCTGAAGATCATCATGGCCCAGAGCTTCCAGGGCGGTGAGATCGACCAGACCGAATTGAAGTATATGGAGAACGTGTTCTCCTTCGATGAACGGGTGGCCAAGGATATCATGGTGCCGAGGACCGATCTCATCACGATCGACCAGAACATGGAGCCGGCGGACATCATCGCCCTCATGGATGAGCATAACTACACGCGTTATCCCGTCGTGGAAAACGGCGATAAAGATAAGATCCTCGGAATCGTGAATGCGAAAAAACTGCTCAACCACATCGTGGCCGGGCGGGAGATCGTCCTTGAAGACTTCATCCGCGACGTGCCCCATGTGGTGGAAGTCACACGTATCCAGGAAATCTTCAAGCGGATGCAGAAGGATCGCATCCATATGACCGTCGTCATGGACGAATACGGCGGAACCGCCGGGATCCTCACGATGGAAGACGTCCTGGAAGAGCTTGTCGGGGAAATCCGCGATGAGTTCGATGCAGACGAGGTGGCGGACATCCGCAAGAGCGGGGAAGACGATTACCTCATCAACGGTCGCGTGCTCCTTGATGATCTCGAAGACCGCTTTGGACTCGAGTTCGAAGGCAGGGAGGACATCGACACCATCGCCGGCTGGATCCAGTCCCAGAGCTTTGACGGACTGGAGGAAGGGCAGCGCATCACCCAGGGCACTCACGCCTGGACGGTGGCAGAGCTCGATAATTACCAAATCAAGCAAATCCTGTTTCAACCGGATAAAGGGGAAAGAGAACATGATGATTCCCATCCCCTCATGAATTCACTGGAGGTGAACCCCTCAGGAAGGGGGAGCTAA
- a CDS encoding SF0329 family protein → MPSLIWSKTKKRLMNLICEQLQSRIDFHVISYRKAHDQMGRAVMTVDKEEVFSMCSITSMREEYYREEEIRGKWNEDKRDVGTNLEIQALAHEQLLHEGIYARYDFFSVVDDYIQSPISELLKSDDVLVKALTMLDRRVGKRTLCRWKDFIQEEHPLVQRIYMLRCEVENIQIKHSGETELPY, encoded by the coding sequence ATGCCTTCCTTGATTTGGAGCAAAACAAAGAAGCGCCTCATGAATCTGATCTGTGAACAGCTGCAATCCAGGATCGACTTCCACGTGATTTCATACCGGAAAGCGCATGACCAGATGGGGCGTGCGGTCATGACGGTGGATAAAGAGGAAGTGTTCAGCATGTGTTCGATTACGTCTATGCGAGAAGAGTACTACCGGGAAGAAGAAATCCGAGGGAAGTGGAACGAGGATAAAAGGGATGTGGGGACCAACCTGGAAATCCAGGCACTTGCCCATGAGCAGTTGCTTCATGAAGGGATCTACGCCCGATATGACTTTTTCTCGGTGGTGGATGACTATATCCAATCCCCGATCAGCGAGCTTTTGAAGTCGGATGATGTATTGGTTAAAGCACTTACTATGCTGGACCGCCGGGTGGGGAAAAGGACGCTCTGCAGATGGAAGGACTTCATCCAAGAAGAGCACCCACTGGTTCAACGGATATATATGTTACGCTGTGAAGTGGAAAACATCCAGATCAAACATTCCGGTGAGACAGAACTTCCTTACTAA
- a CDS encoding ABC transporter substrate-binding protein yields the protein MLTLTLAACSSGDKKTGGDSKELTVYSPHPLEFTEPLVKDFENETGIKVELISAGSGELLKRVESESKNPLSDVLWGGSISTLSSKKDLFEKYESSNEEDVIDSYKNTDGYITRFSVVPSVIMVNTNLIGDVKVEGYQDLLNKELKGTIANADPSKSSSSFEHLINQLYAMGEGVPDDGWDYVSDFVKNLDGKLLSGSSAVYKGVADGEYTVGLTFEEAALNYVKNGAPVEVVYPEEGTIAKADGMAIIKDANNLENAKKFVDYVTGKEVQQKITSELNRRSVLKGIEIDPNSGMKDLNDVKVIKDDEEWSNDNKEELLSKYKDIFTSN from the coding sequence ATGTTAACGCTTACACTTGCCGCATGTTCGTCAGGGGACAAGAAGACCGGAGGCGACTCCAAGGAATTGACGGTGTATTCACCTCATCCGCTCGAATTCACAGAGCCTCTTGTTAAAGACTTTGAAAATGAAACCGGTATCAAAGTAGAGTTGATCTCGGCTGGATCTGGTGAACTATTGAAGCGTGTTGAGTCAGAAAGTAAGAACCCATTATCGGATGTCCTCTGGGGAGGTTCAATCTCTACGTTGAGCTCCAAGAAAGACTTGTTTGAGAAATATGAGTCTTCTAATGAAGAGGATGTCATTGATTCCTATAAGAATACGGATGGATATATTACACGTTTCTCTGTTGTTCCAAGTGTCATCATGGTGAATACGAACCTGATCGGTGATGTGAAGGTGGAAGGCTATCAAGACCTCTTGAACAAAGAACTAAAAGGGACGATTGCGAATGCGGATCCTTCCAAATCTTCATCTTCATTCGAGCACCTGATCAACCAGCTATATGCAATGGGTGAAGGTGTACCGGATGACGGCTGGGACTATGTGTCTGACTTTGTGAAAAATCTCGATGGGAAGCTATTAAGTGGTTCGTCCGCAGTGTACAAAGGGGTAGCAGATGGTGAGTATACGGTTGGACTGACGTTTGAAGAAGCAGCACTGAACTATGTGAAAAATGGGGCACCTGTGGAAGTCGTCTATCCTGAAGAAGGAACGATTGCGAAAGCTGATGGAATGGCCATCATCAAGGATGCCAACAACTTGGAGAATGCCAAGAAATTTGTGGACTATGTAACGGGAAAAGAAGTGCAACAGAAAATCACGTCTGAATTGAACCGTCGTTCGGTCTTGAAGGGGATCGAAATCGATCCCAACTCAGGAATGAAAGACTTAAACGATGTGAAAGTCATCAAGGACGATGAAGAATGGTCCAATGATAATAAAGAGGAATTGCTGAGCAAATACAAGGACATCTTTACAAGCAATTAA
- a CDS encoding sigma-70 family RNA polymerase sigma factor — translation MDIASLVKKAKKGDDESFELLIGSVREKLYRTAYVYVRNEQDALDIYQEAIYTAFTSIHTLKKPEQFSSWITKILVFKAIDFIRKESRHFTTDDENVFAGLLSSENADSSLHSMDLTEAFTSLNPTAKTIVLLRYYHDLTTKEIAALMKSPEGTVKSHLNRAKKQLRPILKEGYLYE, via the coding sequence ATGGATATCGCATCATTAGTGAAAAAGGCCAAAAAAGGCGATGATGAATCGTTTGAACTGCTCATTGGTTCTGTCAGGGAAAAGCTGTACCGGACGGCATATGTATACGTCCGGAATGAACAGGACGCCCTGGACATCTATCAGGAGGCGATCTATACCGCTTTCACCTCCATCCACACGTTGAAGAAGCCCGAACAGTTTTCGAGCTGGATTACGAAGATCCTCGTTTTCAAGGCGATCGATTTCATCCGGAAGGAGTCACGCCATTTCACGACCGATGATGAAAATGTCTTTGCCGGGCTCCTCTCATCCGAGAATGCCGATTCGAGCCTGCATTCCATGGATCTCACGGAGGCCTTTACCTCGCTGAATCCGACGGCAAAAACGATTGTTCTACTGAGGTACTACCATGACCTGACCACGAAGGAGATTGCGGCGCTCATGAAGTCCCCGGAAGGAACGGTAAAGTCACATTTGAATCGTGCGAAAAAACAGCTGAGACCGATATTAAAGGAGGGCTATCTGTATGAATAA
- a CDS encoding hemolysin family protein — protein sequence MDGMITLNLILIVVFIGLTAFFVGAEFAILKVRMSRIDQLIAEGNKKAKIAKKVVEGLDYYLSACQLGITITALVLGALGEPTVQKILEPVFVELNVPAAMITVLSYAIALSVVSLLHVVIGELAPKTLAIQYAEKMTLLLAPPLYWFGKVTSPFIKVLNGSARVLLRTFGVRPSGHDTAHSEEELKLIVAQSFEGGAINRTELDYLKNIFAFDERELKDIMIPASRMITLERHQSLDSMITVIDRHEYTRYPVHDRTKGDAGQFIGFINTKEMMTAIAAGRKGDIKDYIHDIPRFKQTASIKEVFLKMQQSRTHMAVVTDSTGKPVGLVTMEDILTEIVGEIRDEVDGVVGT from the coding sequence TTGGACGGTATGATCACACTTAACTTAATTTTGATCGTTGTATTCATCGGATTGACGGCCTTCTTCGTCGGCGCGGAATTCGCCATCCTGAAAGTGAGGATGTCGAGGATCGACCAGCTCATCGCCGAAGGCAACAAGAAAGCGAAGATCGCGAAGAAAGTCGTGGAAGGGCTGGATTATTATCTGTCCGCCTGTCAGCTCGGGATCACCATCACGGCCCTCGTACTCGGGGCCCTCGGTGAGCCGACGGTCCAGAAGATCCTCGAGCCGGTGTTCGTCGAACTGAACGTCCCGGCCGCCATGATCACCGTGCTCTCGTACGCCATCGCACTATCGGTCGTTTCGCTACTTCACGTCGTGATCGGCGAGCTCGCACCGAAGACCCTCGCCATCCAGTACGCGGAGAAGATGACACTTCTCCTGGCACCGCCCCTGTATTGGTTCGGCAAGGTCACGAGCCCGTTCATCAAGGTGTTGAACGGCTCGGCACGCGTTCTCCTGAGAACATTCGGCGTCCGGCCGTCGGGGCATGACACGGCCCACTCCGAGGAAGAGCTCAAGCTCATCGTCGCCCAGAGCTTTGAAGGCGGCGCGATCAACCGGACGGAGCTCGACTACCTGAAGAACATCTTCGCTTTTGACGAGCGCGAGCTGAAGGACATCATGATCCCGGCGAGCCGCATGATCACCCTCGAGAGGCATCAATCCCTCGACAGCATGATCACCGTCATCGACCGTCACGAATACACGCGCTACCCGGTCCACGACCGCACCAAAGGCGACGCCGGCCAGTTCATCGGCTTCATCAACACGAAGGAAATGATGACTGCCATCGCCGCCGGACGAAAAGGGGATATCAAGGACTACATCCACGACATCCCGCGCTTCAAACAGACCGCATCGATCAAGGAAGTATTCCTCAAGATGCAGCAATCCCGCACCCACATGGCCGTCGTCACTGACAGCACCGGCAAGCCGGTCGGCCTTGTGACCATGGAGGATATCCTGACAGAGATTGTTGGGGAGATCCGTGATGAAGTGGATGGGGTTGTGGGGACGTAA